Proteins found in one Lycium ferocissimum isolate CSIRO_LF1 chromosome 6, AGI_CSIRO_Lferr_CH_V1, whole genome shotgun sequence genomic segment:
- the LOC132061064 gene encoding uncharacterized protein LOC132061064, whose amino-acid sequence MINALPTKGKTHPSFITIGRWDCTDGSRPILRINVVERSQVESTSAALPPPTDPPLPQHLADDASIQYEGLGDYLIDMDDPDSDEEECDGDNVGDGHPSGSQSNHNFNDGTVFYNGQTFDNKDYLKVLLKKILNKDPFCLKPNKSNNKYYKVECKSPNCGWMLRASKYENSDRFHIYKYVGDHTCGVEHVTSTYKNALAVVLASVLMNDYIDNKGPMTKEIQRTVFREFHCKPSYWKCWKAGTMAKNMVRGTPEHRYACLPAYSYMVETLNPGSRICISLDDVIVVDGTGKYEGVLLSVVAQDNESHVYPIAFCVVDKKCDESWTYFFEQLKHIIPHEPDLCIISDRHKSIANSVSRIFEHAHHGLCMKHLGDNLHKNYQCGESFHVCYDAAKAYGYRECSEHFHQFRDKCPEAVNSLEFDIGFDKWSEAHFPANRYDVLTTNIAELLNSMLRGEYPVTALFTSISRRFAEIFM is encoded by the exons ATGATTAATGCTCTGCCCACTAAGGGAAAAACCCATCCTTCTTTCATAACGATAGGCAGGTGGGATTGTACTGATGGTTCTAGGCCTATTTTAAGAATAAATGTTGTTGAAAGGTCTCAAGTTGAGTCTACATCAGCAGCACTACCCCCACCCACAGACCCACCATTGCCACAACATTTAGCCGATGATGCTTCAATACAATATGAGGGCCTGGGTGATTATTTAATAGATATGGATGATCCtgatagtgatgaagaagagTGTGATGGAGATAATGTGGGTGATGGGCATCCAAGTGGTTCACAAAGCAACCACAACTTCAATGATGGAACCGTTTTTTACAATGGGCAAACGTTTGACAACAAGGATTATTTGAAGGTTttattgaagaaaattttgaataaaGACCCCTTTTGTTTAAAACCGAACAAGAGTAATAACAAATATTATAAGGTGGAATGCAAATCTCCTAATTGTGGTTGGATGTTGCGGGCCAGTAAGTACGAGAACTCAGATAGATTTCACATTTACAAGTACGTTGGTGATCACACTTGCGGGGTTGAACATGTTACGAGCACTTATAAGAATGCCTTGGCAGTTGTCCTTGCATCAGTCTTGATGAATGACTATATTGACAACAAAGGGCCAATGACAAAGGAAATTCAGAGGACGGTTTTCAGGGAGTTTCATTGTAAACCAAGCTACTGGAAGTGTTGGAAGGCGGGTACAATGGCTAAGAACATGGTTAGGGGGACACCGGAGCATAGGTATGCTTGCTTACCGGCTTATTCTTACATGGTTGAAACTCTAAATCCAGGTTCCAGAATTTGCATTAGCCTTGATGAT GTTATTGTCGTTGACGGCACTGGCAAGTACGAGGGTGTATTGTTGTCTGTCGTCGCACAGGATAATGAGAGCCATGTCTATCCAATTGCTTTTTGTGTGGTGGACAAGAAGTGTGATGAATCTTGGACCTACTTCTTCGAGCAACTGAAGCATATAATCCCCCATGAACCAGACTTGTGCATCATCTCTGATAGGCACAAGAGCATAGCTAACAGTGTTTCCAGAATTTTTGAGCATGCTCATCATGGACTATGCATGAAGCATCTCGGTGATAACCTACATAAAAATTACCAATGTGGAGAATCTTTTCATGTATGCTATGATGCAGCAAAGGCATATGGTTATCGGGAGTGTAGTgaacattttcatcaattcaggGATAAATGCCCCGAAGCAGTTAATTCCCTCGAGTTTGATATTGGATTTGACAAGTGGAGCGAAGCACATTTTCCAGCAAATAGGTACGATGTTTTGACCACAAACATTGCTGAGTTGCTAAACTCAATGTTGAGGGGAGAGTACCCTGTGACTGCCTTATTCACTTCCATTTCTAGGAGGTTTGCTGAAATTTTCATGTAG
- the LOC132059158 gene encoding uncharacterized protein LOC132059158, translating into MLLGTSKGRVAPSGGPSEQIEQVELQQRVDKMEESLNVLFAYVEAEKFRRSVKAKKKQENPKEKVQAHMERSTINKVNVGVERTAEVPRPAAEVKQVDIPRPTIVIEKVEVPRPVSKVEKLEKVELPMPTTQAEMAADVPAPTAEVEKAKVVPTHVNEKDASEPNQADVEFDSKKFVSGVLAQINCSLDK; encoded by the exons ATGTTGCTTGGGACGTCTAAGGGTCGTGTCGCACCAAGTGGGGGCCCATCAGAGCAGATAGAGCAGGTGGAACTGCAGCAGCGTGTGGATAAAATGGAGGAGTCTCTGAATGTTCTTTTCGCTTATGTGGAGGCGGAAAAATTTAGAAGGAGCGTGAAGGCGAAGAAGAAGCAAGAGAATCCCAAAGAGAAAG TGCAAGCACATATGGAACGATCTACTATCAACAAAGTGAATGTAGGTGTTGAGCGAACTGCTGAGGTCCCTAGACCAGCTGCTGAGGTTAAGCAGGTTGATATCCCTAGACCAACTATTGTTATTGAGAAGGTTGAGGTCCCTAGACCAGTTTCTAAAGTTGAGAAACTTGAGAAGGTTGAGCTCCCTATGCCAACTACTCAAGCTGAGATGGCAGCAGATGTTCCTGCGCCAACTGCTGAAGTTGAAAAGGCAAAAGTTGTCCCTACTCATGTTAATGAGAAGGATGCTAGTGAGCCGAATCAAGCTGATGTTGAGTTTGACTCTAAAAAATTTGTGTCGGGCGTCCTCGCCCAGATTAATTGTTCTTTGGACAAGTGA